In Parcubacteria group bacterium, a genomic segment contains:
- a CDS encoding type II toxin-antitoxin system PemK/MazF family toxin produces the protein MDFHQGDIALANLNPTRGHEQAGFRPVLIMQANILNKHLSTVIIAPITTNLGARGKLTTYLLAKDVSGLDYDSVVLVHQIRALDKQRLEKKITSISHDEFQKIREKLLFVFG, from the coding sequence ATGGATTTCCACCAAGGCGACATAGCGCTCGCAAACCTCAATCCGACCAGAGGGCACGAGCAAGCGGGCTTTAGGCCTGTGTTGATCATGCAAGCCAACATCCTCAACAAGCACCTAAGCACGGTCATCATAGCGCCAATCACCACAAATCTTGGTGCCCGAGGAAAGCTTACCACCTATCTCCTAGCTAAGGATGTATCAGGGCTTGACTATGATTCGGTCGTGCTCGTCCATCAAATACGCGCGCTTGACAAACAGCGATTAGAGAAAAAAATAACGAGCATATCTCACGATGAATTCCAAAAGATAAGAGAGAAACTGCTGTTTGTGTTCGGTTGA
- a CDS encoding YebC/PmpR family DNA-binding transcriptional regulator, with translation MSGHSKWHSIKHQKAAADAKKGAAFTRVSRNITIAARERGGDPETNAKLRLAIDQARNVNMPKDNIQRAIDRGTGTGSESQLTETLYEGYGPAGVALIVKVVTDNTNRAVSDLRHILNKHGGTLGKSGSVMWNFEFKNGEYVPRSTIALDAEAKEKFEAFAGALGELEDINDFYDNAV, from the coding sequence ATGTCAGGCCACTCAAAATGGCACTCAATCAAGCACCAAAAAGCGGCGGCTGACGCCAAAAAGGGCGCTGCTTTTACGCGCGTCTCCCGCAATATCACCATTGCGGCGCGCGAGCGCGGAGGAGACCCGGAAACCAACGCCAAGCTGCGGCTGGCCATAGACCAGGCCCGCAACGTGAACATGCCCAAAGACAACATCCAGCGCGCCATTGACCGCGGAACCGGCACGGGCAGCGAGTCACAGCTCACCGAAACTCTGTACGAGGGCTATGGCCCTGCCGGGGTCGCGCTCATCGTCAAGGTGGTTACGGACAACACCAACCGCGCGGTATCTGATTTGCGGCACATTTTGAACAAGCACGGCGGGACGCTTGGAAAATCGGGATCAGTGATGTGGAACTTTGAGTTCAAAAACGGCGAGTACGTTCCCAGGAGCACGATTGCGCTTGATGCGGAAGCCAAGGAAAAATTTGAGGCGTTCGCTGGCGCGCTCGGAGAGCTGGAAGACATAAACGACTTCTACGACAATGCGGTATGA
- the ruvC gene encoding crossover junction endodeoxyribonuclease RuvC codes for MIILGIDPGIADTGFGVIKKTNDSFRAQAFGTIATRKTDALTDRLKELFDGIQGLIKKYKPERIAVEQLFFAKNAKTAITVAHGRGVILLAAKSAGCEVREYTPLQVKQAITGYGAASKSQIQRMVKTILALKTIPRPDDAADALAIAICAGQTNHSLSLRA; via the coding sequence ATGATTATCCTTGGCATAGACCCAGGAATAGCTGACACCGGATTTGGAGTAATCAAAAAAACGAACGACTCGTTTCGCGCCCAAGCTTTTGGGACTATTGCCACGCGGAAAACAGACGCATTGACGGACCGGCTGAAGGAACTCTTTGATGGGATACAGGGGCTCATCAAAAAATACAAGCCAGAGCGCATTGCCGTGGAACAGCTTTTTTTTGCCAAGAACGCCAAAACCGCGATTACCGTGGCGCACGGCCGAGGAGTCATCCTGCTCGCGGCAAAGAGCGCGGGATGCGAAGTCCGGGAGTACACCCCCCTGCAGGTAAAACAGGCCATCACCGGCTATGGCGCGGCGAGCAAATCGCAAATCCAGCGCATGGTAAAAACCATTCTCGCGCTCAAAACAATTCCCCGGCCCGATGATGCGGCAGATGCGCTCGCTATTGCCATTTGCGCGGGGCAAACAAACCATTCGTTGTCATTGCGAGCATAA